A window of Bacteroidota bacterium genomic DNA:
CTCTCCAGCCCTAACACAGGCAGATGTTGGAATTTCTTTTGGCGGGGCAACACAAATTGCTATACAGTCTGCACAAATTGTAATATTAGCATCAAACGACTTACATAAAATTTACGAAGCCCACCTGCTAAGTAAGGCTACCCTTAAAACAATAAAACAAAATTTATTTTGGGCTTTCTTCTACAATATTATTGCAATACCATTTGCAGCATTAGGCTTTTTAAGCCCTATGCTTGGCGCGCTTTCAATGGCATTTTCCGATGTTATTGTAATTGGGAATTCGCTGCTTCTAAAAACAAAAAAACTTAACTAATAAAATGCCCACAAGCCAAGGCAAATCAAGCGTTTTATTTATTACCAGCTGGTATACTAAAAAAGATAATCCGTCCCTAGGTATCTATGTAAAAAGACATGCAATTGCGTTATCGAAATTTGAAAAATGTACTATACTGCATGCATACAATTCTACTGAAAACAGAACTGAAGAACATACAATCAATCCAAATCTTTCGGAGATAATTGTTTATTATAAAAAATCCGACTTCCGTTTATTTGATATTGTGCGCTATATCAAAGCATATAGAAAAGGATTGGATGTGGTAAAGAAAAGCATTGGAACACCTTCTTTAATTCAAGCAAACATAACCTTTCCTGTTGGTATCATTGCATACCTATTTAAAATAACTCACAAAATTCCATATGTAATTCAAGAACATTGGTCAGGGTACTTACAAGAGGATGGCAGCTATAAGATATCGAATTCAATTCTAAAATTTTTTCATAGGCTAATTATAAAGAATGCAAATTCCGTTGCTACAGTATCGCATGCATTACAAAAAGCCATGCTTGACAATAATTTGAAAAACAGAAATTATACACGTGTGCCGAACGTTATTGACACAAAACTATTTTCCCCTTCCTATCCTGCAGAAACGAGAAACAAACAAATCATACATATTTCCTCACTAAACGACATAGAAAAAAATATAACAACACTAATTGAAACAATAGCCGAACTAAAAACCGAAAGAGACGATTTTACTTGTATATTCTGCGGAACAAGTTCTGAGGAAAATAAATTCAAAGAACTTGCTACTAAAAAAAACATATTGAATACCGTTGTTTTTTTTAAAGGATTTCTAAAGCCGGAGGAGCTTGTAATAGAAATTAGAAAATCAGCTTTTCTATTAATGTACAGTAACTATGAAACGTTTTCTTGTGTTACGCTCGAAGCTATGGCATGTGGAATACCTGTTCTATCAGGGGATGCAGGTGGCGTAAAAGAATTAATTACAGAGGAAACAGGAATAGTAGTGCCACAAAATAACAACCAAGCATTAAAGAAAAAAATTAATTTTATGCTCGATAATTATGCAAAATACGATTCAAGCGTGTTGCACGAGTATGTACAAACAAATTTTAGTGAAGATGTGGTGGGCAAACAAATACAACACTGGCATAAGCAAAGCCTGAAATAAGCAATGATAGAAAAATTAAAATCGTATACTGTTTCTAAAGAAAAAGCTAAATCTATCATTGGTATTGCGCTTATACAAGCATTTTCCATTATTCTTGTTTTTCTATCAAGCAAAATATTAATCGACAATTTTGGCAATAACAATTTTGGATTGTACAACTATGCAAATGCAATTATTACATTAGTTGGAATTTTAATTGTAGCCGGATTTACTAGTTTACTACTTAAGCAAATTCCAATATATGTTGCCGCAAAAAACAACAATCTACTTTCTGCTTTGCTAAACTGGTGCAATCGTCATGTACTCGTATATACCTTAGCATCGACCCTTGTATGCTTTAGTTTTCTTCTTTTCTCAAAAAATGATTTTTCGATAGTTGATATTTTTCTAATTATTATCTGCATTCCAATACACGCATTCATCCAATTAAAACAAACTAGTTTAAACGCATTAAAACAGCATAAGAAATCGCAAATAGCAGAAAAAGTAATAAAGCCACTTCTTCTAATTATTCCCACCTTAATTCTTATACCATTTCTGCATTTACCCAATAACACCACACTTCTTTTAAGTATAAATCTACTCGCCTTTGCCGGTACACTAGTACTTGTTCATCTATTTAAAAGAAACAAAATTTCTAATGCTACTGCTCCCAAAGAGGAAGAACAAAAATGGCAATCGTCATTAAAAAAATTATCTGTAGTAGGTTTGCTATCAATCATTGCAAGCAAAATTGACATTTTACTTCAAAGCAATTTATCTACAAACGAAAGTGTAGCTATCTATTCAATAGCACTTCGCATTTCTGAATTTGTATCATTTCCATTACTTATAGCAACAATATTTATTCTTCCTAATATTTCCAGCTTATACGAACAGCAGAAAAAAATAGAACTAG
This region includes:
- a CDS encoding glycosyltransferase; this encodes MPTSQGKSSVLFITSWYTKKDNPSLGIYVKRHAIALSKFEKCTILHAYNSTENRTEEHTINPNLSEIIVYYKKSDFRLFDIVRYIKAYRKGLDVVKKSIGTPSLIQANITFPVGIIAYLFKITHKIPYVIQEHWSGYLQEDGSYKISNSILKFFHRLIIKNANSVATVSHALQKAMLDNNLKNRNYTRVPNVIDTKLFSPSYPAETRNKQIIHISSLNDIEKNITTLIETIAELKTERDDFTCIFCGTSSEENKFKELATKKNILNTVVFFKGFLKPEELVIEIRKSAFLLMYSNYETFSCVTLEAMACGIPVLSGDAGGVKELITEETGIVVPQNNNQALKKKINFMLDNYAKYDSSVLHEYVQTNFSEDVVGKQIQHWHKQSLK
- a CDS encoding polysaccharide biosynthesis C-terminal domain-containing protein, which produces MIEKLKSYTVSKEKAKSIIGIALIQAFSIILVFLSSKILIDNFGNNNFGLYNYANAIITLVGILIVAGFTSLLLKQIPIYVAAKNNNLLSALLNWCNRHVLVYTLASTLVCFSFLLFSKNDFSIVDIFLIIICIPIHAFIQLKQTSLNALKQHKKSQIAEKVIKPLLLIIPTLILIPFLHLPNNTTLLLSINLLAFAGTLVLVHLFKRNKISNATAPKEEEQKWQSSLKKLSVVGLLSIIASKIDILLQSNLSTNESVAIYSIALRISEFVSFPLLIATIFILPNISSLYEQQKKIELEKLLKQSSKLTTIGALVFISILILAGKSILLFFNETISTGYTPLLVMSLGQLINVCCGSVGYLLLLTGKESLAIKAAIISLLIQVATIIILTPIYNELGTAIATSTSTICWNMLMLYYCIKHLKINPSIFPIHVKKA